The genomic stretch gtcgtagccagcagcaagtatccagtttgtattgttcttcgttcttcatagggaatttgtggaaactctcatttgcccatttcttctgtttgtttccacagcctctaaatgcacgttTCACTATGTTGCCGTTCTTTAGTCAAGATTCTgtggactgatgctgcattccaggaaggtgggaagtcaagaGACAAACTtccgaccaggaaaaatatcattggaacgccactcgaactgtgACAGAATGTGCTGCCCATCCGAAAATCAGACCGTCAATCataaaactaaagaaggcagttaACAGTTTGGTCTATTTACCTTAgccgtcatttttcctccactatttgatcgcttacaagaaggtaggtttgctggaggtcaacatGTCTTTCGATCGCCAAAATAAACGCTTGGAATGCTTTGAGCttgcaactggtaccatccgagtgggataagtccTACTTCCCACCTTCTTCAAATGCAGCATAGCATGAGTGGCTGAAGCACTCTTCTCTATTGTGGTCTTATTGcgcatctgaaaaaaaaaaaagttccgcagaaataaattaattacggcagtttggcgtGACATTGTTTTGCCCGCACTGGTATTTAGAACgacgatctgcattttgaatttatttgactatgttaaatAGAgtagttccaaaaaaaaaaaagattacatgcgtcgcgattcgacacatgacgattcgattacgattcataaaggttcaaaaacaaaatgtttttccctcataactttatggcagccgctcgtagcagaacgaaattcaagacccgTCTGCCACCGGGCACCGTTAACAGGCGCGCACAcgttatggtaaatggtgttacacttatgctTTTCcaactttcaaggcgctcaaagcgctttacactatctcgccattcacctactggtgacgcagcaccaggagcaacgtggggttcagtatcttcctcaaggatacttagacgagtttgtcagggcgaagaatcgaaccaACAGCCTCtgcttgggggacaactactccaccactgagccacgccaccccacaatgttatgatggatgctgctggttactgagagagagatttactcctttttaaaagactggaaaataaatttgtgtattagACAGACAGGAACAGAAGCAAGACCCGGTGGTCGCGCTTTTGTGCCCAAGTTATTTTTTTGgcgcaagaggggaagagagagttTGTTGCCCCTTGTCatttagatgtccagcagtacttttaaggcatttcaattgaaaaatgtcctgagtgtgttgctaagacccctcTGCGTttgtaagaggtgagtacacgaaccccttgtactgtttaagcctttattgttgctgtttttgacatgttaatagttagcgccgagcgctaagctaattagctaattcgctaacatgtatttcatatgcagaacatgTAAAAGCCCAATTAATTACagcagtaacactacaaacatgtgaaatagtacagaattctgtgaaaaaagtatattggtttaaagaagtcttatttctaacgacactttgtttccaataaatgtggaattcattccacaagtgtcaatttcattgtattgttgagagaaataagtactccctttaaaatggttaatgtatttgcactttcttttaaaattaatcaatcaataaataaataaagcagcttaagggcagctttttgttgtatgggcatgtttccatcgttcctgttgaatcattaggataatttaaataaataatggacatacatttgtttggctactgtattaagtagtaatgcatgatgtatcgataatcgtgatagtcGCGATAACCGCGATTATCGTCAATACCGCGATCATAGTTCAACAATctgatcgtagcaccctgaatagtcatcgaatcgaatcggggggtgtctaagatggcacacccctaatgttagatctgttaatattgtttttttattggcatgctaggatgcGACCATTGACGCACGCTAGTTTTGCCACTCAGGAGCCTTGAAAATAATAACTCGCAAActacatggaatttgttgaactccaccgactatttaaacccccgctaactcgaagataaagccttatgtaaaaaaaatctcaactTTAATATAGAATTAAAAGGGGACAATGTTGCAATCacgattaaaaaagaaaagaaagaaaaaaataaactcacTTGAAGGTGTACTCTTATTGTAAAATGGCTGCCTAATCCCAAATGGCACAAACTGTTCCCGAAAAGCTCCaagcaaaacaacaacaaattggcAACTTCCAAGTCACCTCCTAATGGTCTGACATTTTCGTTTGGGTAGATCCTAGCCTACTGACAGTTGAGGTCTGGCTGGTTAAGCCAAGACCAAATCTGGATCATCTCCTGCGGTGTTCGCGGGTGAACCAGAATCAGACCTTTGTAGACGCATGGGTTGGAACGGTACTTCTCCTCaatgttaaaagtcttgaagcCCTTGTGCATCTCGGGGCCCAGCCCCGCCTTCAACAGACACATGCCTGTATAGACGTCATCGATTGGGTAAAGCACCACCCGGCGCGAAGCGACATGAAGACGGGCGGCCACGCTGGCCGAGAACAGGTAGCCGCCGCCGCCGGCGTACGGCGGGTATGAGCCAATGAACACGCTCTCAGGGATGAAGTACTTGACCTTCTTGTCCCGGTGCGGCCCCGCATTGGTAATGACGTCGCCCACAAAGAGCTCGTCGGCTTTGGTCGGCGACAGCCCGGCCAGGAATTTCAGGATAGCAAAAGTGTTGACGAAGACGTCATCGTCGCCTTTGAAGATGAAGCTGGCGCCGGGGCAACGCGTCTGGATCCAGTCCAGGAAAAGGACCTCCTTGACAGTCAGGTTAAAGAAGGAGTCCCGGTAGTCCCACTGGATAATGTCCCTGTGCCGCTCGCTCTCGTAGCTCAGCATCGCCGAGAGATCCGGATGGTGATCACTCGTCGAGGTCTTACCCAGGAGGAAGATGGTCACCACGGTCCGGTTGGCGACAAGGCCCGCCTGGCCCCACGTCTGGCGGATGGCCTGGCGCCTGTCGAAATGAGATGCCACCGACTTGACGGCGAGCAGTAGGAAAGGCGGATCTCGGCAGATGTCTGGTTGGTCTACCAGGATCGGGTAATAACGGCAGTGCATGTAGAGTAGGAAGTCTTTGAATCGCAAGGGTAGGGAACTGTAGTCTTTCACCTGAGCGGTTACCCTGGTGTCAATCCGGCAGGCATTAAAAGACACGTGGGTTACGTTGAGCCAATCGGGCAAGTCACCGACAGTGTGATTGGCAAAAAAAGGGTTGTTTTGGAAGTCCAGAACCTGCTGCTGGCGGTTCCAGTAGCCTGAACTGGGTGTTATCTTGTTCCAGAAGGGCTTGGAGGGTATCCGCACTTTATCCAGGTAGCCCTTGTCTCGTCCACTGTGTCTTGCAatgaggaggaagaggaagacGTTGACCATCGTCACAGTCACCAAAACTTTCAGTCTCACCCGCAGCAGCGCCATGACAGTGTCCTGACCTGAATACACAAACATTCATATGTTGACATTTGGAAAGACCCTAAAGTAAATTCCTGTGTCGTTTTAGGTATTGCTTATCAAGACCGCCTTCACGATGGATAAcaaatttcatttttcttaAGATGGGTTAAACACCTGTATTCCAATAGGAATTACTCCAGGAACTACCTaaaattaagggtgtaacggtacacgtatttgtattgaaccgtttcggtacttggtgctcggttcggaacggaggcgtaccgaacgagtttctgacgtaatgtaacccttacttttcaaggctgtgagtccaacgggttagtttctttgtgttgattacatttactccgtttttTTCTACTATTATGaacaccaacacggtaggacagtataatccagaaacgtcaacggcacgacaacatggccgccgcgagaacgcagtgaaacgcgggcgttaaagtcaatcagccaatgcacaccagtcgcagtgcggccgcgtgttagacgagtcccagaagcggctcaacacgacgcacgcgaaaagaacggcagagtttattatttgacgcgagacgcgaccctcctgcgtcaatactactaccggtagctaggatcgagcagaccggaagtcactcgagtaaaaatacggtggatccggtcgattttcaaactaatatgcaatcgtaacccactttttgagtccatcagatctcttgaaaggtagatcggggcacagctgttttgttcttgttgatttactgctgtcttctctgctataataacaaCCAACACGgcaccgtgttcaatacaaaaccctcctacacaacaaaacaagtaggaactaatattcacataggaactacagttatacaacataaaatatacaatataaatgaatactaaatcacatttgtaaaatataaacacataataaaataaataatagcccatttaaataaaataaatataaatgagctaaaacacctgtaattaaataataagaataatacacagatcctgcttacacaattaaatttattaatttctgtgtggcgctttaacttgagaaaatccaccaataaagcttttgaaaaccgttcataagaaaaaaaaatgtttcattgaggcatttcatttgtaaaatacatgttcaaatctttgtcattgggattgcttttctctttagcacaggacttcttttttcctctttctttgagaaaaagctgaccaatacgcggggtctgaaaggcaaattgttggattatctttaaatacccgctactttttgagcagaattctagctttgtatagcctaatgttcctattgttgaaagcaaaaaggtgtgtaataaacaactagcacatttattattttgcattttgtcttCTTGTTGCTAAGCAACTTATAGGGGCAGAGTTTTCCAAATATTCCAGTTGAAACACGTTGTTTCAGTCAAGCAAAGTTCCTTCCTTTCTCTCTTTTACTAATGGCCTAATGCCAAGCTGATCTCATTGTGCCGCCTTCGTCTGCGCAAACGCCACTACAAATCAATAAGTAACCAGAAGATCCCAATTGCGCCGTGACTTCGTGTAACCTGCTTATCGAAAAAGTCCCTCACAGGTAGGCCAAACTAAACACAATAAAATTATTGACGCCGTGTTAAAGAGTTCGTCTGCCAAACATTTAATGGTTATTGTGTAACCTTTGCTTTCTGCTGTCAATCATGACTAACGCGAATCCAAAATCTGGCTGATGTTTAACAAAAGGGTATACACAGCAATGGCTCCTTTcccaatacataaaaaaaatgtgttattgCGCAGTCCCGACTAGGCGACGTAGTCAACGTCATTGACGACGATCTCGAGCATGgacgacacacacacacgcatatacagtggggcaaataagtatttagtcaaccactaattgtgcaaattctcccacttgaaaatcttagagaggcctgtaattgtcaacatgggtaaacctcaaccacgagagacaatgtggggaaaaaaaaaaacagaaaatcacattgtttgatttttaaagaatttgcaaatcatgatggaaaataagtatgtggtcaataccaaaagtttatctcattACTtcgttatgtatcctttgttggcaataacggaggccaaacgttttctgtaacccttcacaagtttttccacacactgttgctgccaGAAgcgaaaccagaagccattcatttacaaatgggattgcactttagtttccatatttaaatgttcggatattaagatttgaatgaggcaaaataacatgctttttctctcaaacatattgttataatcatttgtttcagatgtactgtaattattttctgtataaaaatttggtgttcaaaaagtctttttcaaacttgagtcttgaaaaagagggggtcgtcttatattcggggcaatacggtaaatgtttgggtggttttagttaagcagacacttttttttccatctgtgtaattttgacaaagatcagatcacatttgatggtaatttcatgcagaaatgtgagaaattccaaaaggttcagatactttttcataccactgtgtatatatacctgtatacggtgtatattatatatacacacacacacacacacatatatatatatatatatatatatatgtatacacgtGATAGATTAAGTGATAAAAATACATTCTTCTTTTTGGgtgatatacactcaccggccactttattaggtacacctgtccaactgctcgttaacacttcatttctaatcagccaatcacatggcggcaactcagtgcatttaggcatgtagacacggtttaagacaatctcctgcagttcaaaccgagcatcagtatggggaagaaaggtgagttGAGTGACTTTTAACGTGGCAtcattgttggtgccagaagggctggtctgagtatttcagaaactgctgatctactggaattttcacgcacaaccatctctagggtttacagagaatggtccgaaaaagaaaaaatatccagtgagcggcagttctgcgggcggaaatgccttgttgatgccagaggagaatggccagactggttcgagctgatagaaaggcaacagtgactcaaataaccacccgttacaaccaaggtaggcagaagagcatctctgaacgcacagtacgtcgaactttgaggcagatgggctacagcagcagaacaccacggcgggtgccactcctttcagctaagaacaggaacctgaggctacaatttgcacaagctcatcgaaattggacaatagaagattggaaaaacgctgCCTGGCCTGATGAGTctcaatttctgctgcgacattcggatggtagggtcagaatttggcgtcaacaacatgaaaccatggatccatcctgccttgtatcaacggttcaggctggtggtggtggtgtaatggtgtggggaatattttcttggcactctttgtgccccttggtaccaattgagcttcgttggaacgccacagcctacctgagtaatgttgctgaccatgtccatccctttatgaccacaatgtacccaacttctgatggctactttcagcaggataatgcgccatgtcataaagctgtaatcatctcagactggtttcttgaacatgacaatgagttcactgtactcaaatggcctccacagtcaccagatctcaatccaatagagcatctttgggatgtgggtggaacgggagattcgcatcatggatgtgcagccgacaatccTGCACcagctgtgtgatgccatcgtgtcaatatggaccaaactctctgaggaatgcttccagcaccttgttgaatctatgccacgaagaattgaggcagttctgaaggcaaaagggggtccaacctgttactagcatggtgtacctaataaagtggccggtgagtgtatatatatatatatatatatatatatatatatatatatatatatatatatatatatatatatattagggctgtcaaacgattaaaatttttaatcgagttaattacagcttaaaaatgaattaatcgtaattaatcgcaattaatcgcaattcaaaccatctataaaatatgccatatttttctgtaaattatatatatattctgtaaaataaattgttggaatggaaagataagacaagatggatatatatattcaacatacgatacataaggactgtagtgggcatttcactctactgtcatttaaatctgtctatgctgtcctcactccgaagcgtctactttttccaaagctagacagctagtgaacgacgccttaataatcagacttcttcctttttcatctgatttattaataaaatggcctcaaaccattgttctctttagaccgtcgtaaaactacaaaaacaagtacacaagcattgcatttgcaacaacgttagcttagcacgctatacaggttcactaaacataaacaaaaagcgtctcatacaaaaaatataacatttcgcttactaacataatatgtacattatttacaacaaccatacttatggacaaatcttgtccaaggatcatataagcacattacaacgtaggcgtcagcccgagacgtcgtgcagccatattgaactggcaagacaacaataaaccaagttcagccacttagaaaataggtacaggtctaaaatttcaaatcatagatgtatttccacttatagagacaatcgttaaaaaaaaaaaaaaaaaaaaaaaaaaaattaaatccggAACTCCAAATGTATGATttctcaataatttatttgaaatttACAGAGTTCcaaaagtatttgtacccctgagaaaatcagcgctagtatttagtgcagaagcctttgtttacaattacaggagTCAGATGCTTCTCCTGTATGTAATGCTTCACCaagttgacccattcctccacagaAATCTATCGATccgtcaggtttcggggctgtcgttgagaaacaccaagtttcagctccatttaAAGATTTTCTATTAGATTGAGGTATGGAGACTgattaggccactccagaaccttgatatgctttttacgcagccacccCTTGGTCAGCTAGGCTGTGCGCTTCGGATCACTGTCAagtttggaagatccagccaggttttacttggtcgattgacttcaagtaaaaaaaaggcgtggacctcaacttccgcactttcaaatgagatcaaccagcggcacgtgggtgacgtaattacagcgtgacaaggcttcaaagatgatatgcggaaTTTTGTTGCCGACGACACAttcagtgttaaagggttaagataATATGCTAAACAATCTGTCCTTGTGGTTTCGCTTCGTGAAACATTTACTGGCACCCCATATAGCCGTCTTCACTGAGAAAAACACAAGCCAAGCCTTTTCTTTACAGACCAGCTCCTCCTCCCTGCGGGATAATTACCTTCCTGTTCCCAGCATACAcgctcaaaaagaaaaaaaacaaaaagactcCAGGGAGAACAAGGAGCCAAGAGGTAGTCCGAAAAAGGCAGGCCAACAACTTGTTGATAAGAGTGCAGCATCTCAAGCTTCATTAAAGTTGAGCAGTACCAAATTAAACACGTTAGCTGGCAACATCTGTATTAGCGAGCTCTCGCTACAGAAAAGGGAAGGCCCTCAGACTTTACCAGTGTCACTTTCCTCAATGATGATGTTgatcatgaaaatattttaacgatgaccaattttttcatgacaatgggctaaaaacgtgtcttaggAGGCTAAAACATGacaagacgaatgccagttttcatctgacgagacaagatcaagatgaaaatttgccatagttttGGTCATAAGTTCTCAATGTAcgacattttcttatcgtaggtgtagttagcacgcatcgtaGCAGGTTTCCTCTATAGGCTCCAGACTTGCTTTTTGTGAAACTCATGTcatgtgctgcttggtaagttttgttttcttatcttggctaaatatgccatgttgctttagcctttaaaaggtatttgctgaatgatcatcacacacttaatgtaacttgtagccttAGCATAGTGTTCGTGTTAGCAGTAGCATTTAGCGGGGTGAGTGTCGTCTtcaactcttggaaaactttgtacatacagttcgtggcgtccaggtgagtttagggatcactgtatttccaattaattagtttttcgtggttaattgggaccagaacccaccgggATGAGTGAAAACCTGCAAAGTAGTTTAAGAGAtacatatgacatgtttttttttttttacttttttcccgaaataaataaataaatacatatatttatttatatatatatattagatacACAGTGGGGCTAATAaatagtcaaccactaaattgggcaagttctccaacttgaaaatagtAGAGAGGcttgtcattgtcaacatgggtaaacctcaaccatgacagacagaatgtggaaggaaaaaaacaaaattacattgtttgatttttaaagaatttatttgcaaatcatggtggaaaacaagtatttggtcaataccaaaagttcatctcaatactttgtaccctttgttggtaataacagaggccaaatgttttctgtaacccttcacaggcttttcacacactgttgctggtattttggcccattcctccatgcagatctcctctagagcagtgatgttttggggctgtcgtttggcaacacggactttcaactccctccacagattttctatggggttgagatctggagactggctaggccactccaggaccttgaaatgcttcttacgaagtcactcctttgttgccctggctgtgtgttcgggatcagtgtcatgctgaaagacccagccacgtctcatcttcaatgcccttgctgatggaaggagattttcactcaaaatctctcgatacatagccccattcattctttcctttacacagatcagtcgtcctggtccctttgcagaaaaacagccccaaagcatgttgtttccacccccccatgcttcacagtgggtatggtcatctttggatgcaattccttattctttctcctccaaacacgagaacctgtgtttctaccaaaaagttctattttagtttcatctaaccataacacattctcccagtcctcttctggatcatccaaatgctctctagcgaaccacagacgggcctggacgtgtactggcttcagcagggggacacgtctggcagtgcaggatttgagtccctggcggcagattgtgttactgatagtagcctttgttactgtggtcccagctttctgtaggtcattcactcggtccccccgtgtggttctgggatttttgctcaccgttcttgttatcattttgatgccacggggtgagatcttgcacagagccccagatcgagggagatcagTGGTCTTctttgtcttccattttctaataattgctcccacagttgatttctttataccaagcgttttacctattgcagattcagtcttcccagcctggtgcagatctacaattttgtctctggtgtccttcgacagctctttggtcttggccatagtggagtttggagtgtgactgactgaggttgcagacaggtgtcttttatactgataatgagttaaaacaggtgccattactacaggtaacgagtggagcctcgttagaccttgttagaagaagttagatctctttgacagccagaaatcttgcttgtttgtcggtgattaaatacttattttccactctaatttgtaaataaattctttaaaaataaaacaatttggttttctgtttttttccccacattctgtctctcatggttgaggtttacccatgttgttttgaacacacatttgcactcgaagtcgcttggtggaaaagtactgagacgttgtgtgatgaatcaacatatgcGTGTATCTCGatttatcagcagaatgtgagcaattgccAGTAATAAAAAggtaagcacatgattatgggctaaaactgtattcctcataatagcttgggagagcgcgtataatagctgtgggagagcaaacttGTATAACCCGCAGAGTATAATGGTCATCCAATCAAGCATATCTTACAACCCATGTtgccaattacaggcctctcta from Corythoichthys intestinalis isolate RoL2023-P3 chromosome 10, ASM3026506v1, whole genome shotgun sequence encodes the following:
- the ehbp1 gene encoding N-acetyllactosaminide beta-1,3-N-acetylglucosaminyltransferase 2 isoform X5, with translation MALLRVRLKVLVTVTMVNVFLFLLIARHSGRDKGYLDKVRIPSKPFWNKITPSSGYWNRQQQVLDFQNNPFFANHTVGDLPDWLNVTHVSFNACRIDTRVTAQVKDYSSLPLRFKDFLLYMHCRYYPILVDQPDICRDPPFLLLAVKSVASHFDRRQAIRQTWGQAGLVANRTVVTIFLLGKTSTSDHHPDLSAMLSYESERHRDIIQWDYRDSFFNLTVKEVLFLDWIQTRCPGASFIFKGDDDVFVNTFAILKFLAGLSPTKADELFVGDVITNAGPHRDKKVKYFIPESVFIGSYPPYAGGGGYLFSASVAARLHVASRRVVLYPIDDVYTGMCLLKAGLGPEMHKGFKTFNIEEKYRSNPCVYKGLILVHPRTPQEMIQIWSWLNQPDLNCQ